Proteins encoded in a region of the Paucibacter sediminis genome:
- the prfB gene encoding peptide chain release factor 2 (programmed frameshift), translating to MDIERINAIGSTLADLTARTDALRGYLDYDRKALRLNEVNAALENPNVWNEPKRAQELGKEKRTLENVVETINHLTSNLSDNSELYEMSKADDDFAGLEAIEADAAKLREIVEQFEFRRMFNNPADPSNCFIDIQAGAGGTEACDWAGMLLRQYLKYCERKGFKATLEDETPGDVAGIKSATIKVEGEYAFGLLRTETGVHRLVRKSPFDSSGGRHTSFASLFVYPEIDDSIEIDINPADVRTDTFRASGAGGQHINKTDSAVRLTHIPTGIVVQCQDGRSQHSNRDVAWKRLRSRLYDHEMRKRQEEQQKLEDTKTDVGWGHQIRSYVLDQSRIKDLRTNYETSATQKVLDGDLDPFISESLKQGV from the exons ATGGATATCGAACGCATCAATGCCATCGGGTCCACCCTCGCCGATCTGACAGCGCGTACCGACGCGCTAAGGGGGTATCTT GACTACGACCGCAAAGCACTGCGACTGAACGAGGTCAACGCCGCGCTGGAGAACCCCAACGTCTGGAACGAGCCCAAGCGGGCCCAGGAGCTGGGCAAGGAAAAGCGCACGCTGGAAAACGTGGTCGAGACCATCAACCACCTCACCAGCAACCTCTCGGACAACAGCGAGCTGTACGAGATGTCCAAGGCCGACGACGACTTCGCCGGCCTGGAGGCGATCGAGGCCGACGCGGCCAAGCTGCGGGAGATCGTCGAGCAGTTCGAGTTCCGCCGCATGTTCAACAACCCGGCCGATCCGAGCAACTGCTTCATCGACATCCAGGCCGGCGCCGGTGGCACCGAGGCCTGCGACTGGGCCGGCATGCTGCTGCGTCAGTACCTGAAGTACTGCGAACGCAAGGGCTTCAAGGCAACGCTGGAAGACGAGACCCCTGGCGACGTGGCCGGCATCAAGAGCGCCACCATCAAGGTGGAGGGCGAATATGCCTTCGGCCTGCTGCGCACCGAGACCGGCGTGCACCGCCTGGTGCGCAAGAGCCCGTTCGACTCTTCGGGCGGCCGCCACACCAGCTTTGCCTCGCTGTTCGTCTACCCCGAGATCGATGACTCGATCGAGATCGACATCAACCCGGCCGATGTACGCACCGACACCTTCCGCGCCTCGGGCGCCGGCGGCCAGCACATCAACAAGACCGACTCGGCGGTGCGCCTGACCCACATCCCGACCGGCATCGTGGTGCAATGCCAGGACGGCCGCAGCCAGCACAGCAACCGCGACGTGGCCTGGAAGCGCCTGCGCTCGCGCCTGTACGACCACGAGATGCGCAAGCGCCAGGAAGAGCAGCAAAAGCTCGAGGACACCAAGACCGATGTGGGCTGGGGTCACCAGATCCGCAGCTATGTGCTGGACCAGAGCCGTATCAAGGACCTGCGCACCAACTACGAGACCTCGGCCACCCAGAAGGTGCTGGACGGCGATCTCGACCCCTTCATTTCCGAGAGCCTGAAGCAAGGCGTTTAA
- a CDS encoding DUF4212 domain-containing protein — MNLESDPSRPSLAEAQRQSYWLRTRRLTLWLLLIWAGVSFGLIYFARDLSFTFFGWPFSFWVASQGALLVYLAIVVYYAWAMRRLDAAQRELD; from the coding sequence ATGAACCTTGAATCCGACCCCAGCCGGCCCAGTCTTGCCGAGGCGCAGCGGCAGAGTTACTGGCTCAGGACGCGGCGCCTGACGCTGTGGCTGCTGCTGATCTGGGCCGGGGTGAGCTTCGGCCTGATCTACTTTGCGCGCGATCTGAGCTTCACCTTCTTCGGCTGGCCGTTCAGCTTCTGGGTGGCTTCGCAGGGCGCGCTGCTGGTCTATCTGGCCATCGTCGTCTACTACGCCTGGGCGATGCGGCGGCTGGACGCGGCCCAGCGCGAGCTGGACTGA